The Streptomyces europaeiscabiei genome window below encodes:
- a CDS encoding rhamnogalacturonan lyase B N-terminal domain-containing protein, which produces MSTHKRRLTRRRVLGAGALGVAATGAAVAGGTGLLSTASAAGFGHSDDGKNVVVDTGANLVFKVSRTTGDLTSLRYRGKEYEGYGGRHSHVESGLGASTVTVKQSGSTILIKAVHGAITQWYAARSGQNNVYLWTNKADASFTATRFLVRLKPGMFPNEGPDSWIEASDKVIEAGDVWRRADGTTHSKHYSGKRVVDYDHIGFTTGSVGLWIVRSNHEKASGGPFYRSLLRHSNDLGAGLYEILHYNQAQTEAERFGLQGPYVLAFTDGGAPSASLAHDKLDTSWVDGLGITGWVGRAGRGKVAGVGLKGMDARYAYTVGFANKGAQYWAKAAAGTGAFSCRGMLPGTYTLTVHKGELAVHTREVKVTAGGSTALNSITITGDPSTAKTLWRLGDWDGTPGGFKNADLMTHAHPSDGRAAKWTGNVTLGAGDPAASFPAYIWQDVNDGIRVFFRLTAAQAAAAHTLRIGVTDAFAGGRPRVSINDWVSPIPAAPKQPSTRSLTTGSYRGNNHTFTYSVPASAWKSNTSQYNVLKLNIVSGSSGTAFLSPGTSFDCVDLLA; this is translated from the coding sequence TTGAGCACCCACAAGAGACGCCTCACGCGCCGACGCGTGCTCGGAGCCGGCGCGCTCGGCGTCGCCGCCACCGGCGCCGCCGTCGCGGGCGGCACCGGCCTCCTCTCCACCGCGTCCGCCGCCGGGTTCGGCCACTCGGACGACGGAAAGAACGTCGTCGTCGACACCGGGGCGAACCTGGTCTTCAAGGTCTCCAGGACCACCGGCGACCTCACCTCGCTCCGCTACAGGGGCAAGGAGTACGAGGGCTACGGCGGCAGGCACTCGCACGTCGAGTCGGGTCTCGGCGCCTCGACCGTGACTGTGAAGCAGTCCGGGTCGACGATCCTGATCAAGGCCGTGCACGGCGCGATCACCCAGTGGTACGCGGCCCGCAGCGGCCAGAACAACGTCTACCTGTGGACGAACAAGGCGGACGCGTCCTTCACGGCGACCCGCTTCCTCGTCCGCCTCAAGCCGGGAATGTTCCCGAACGAGGGGCCGGACTCCTGGATCGAGGCCTCCGACAAGGTCATCGAGGCCGGTGACGTCTGGCGGCGCGCGGACGGCACGACCCACTCCAAGCACTACTCGGGCAAGCGGGTCGTCGACTACGACCACATCGGCTTCACCACCGGTTCGGTCGGCCTGTGGATCGTCCGCTCCAACCACGAGAAGGCCTCGGGCGGCCCCTTCTACCGCTCACTGCTCCGTCACTCCAACGACCTCGGCGCCGGTCTCTACGAGATCCTGCACTACAACCAGGCCCAGACCGAGGCGGAACGTTTCGGCCTGCAGGGTCCGTACGTCCTGGCGTTCACGGACGGCGGGGCGCCCTCGGCCTCGCTGGCCCACGACAAGCTGGACACGTCCTGGGTGGACGGCCTCGGCATCACCGGTTGGGTCGGCAGGGCCGGGCGCGGCAAGGTGGCCGGTGTGGGTCTCAAGGGCATGGACGCGAGGTACGCCTACACGGTCGGTTTCGCGAACAAGGGCGCCCAGTACTGGGCGAAGGCCGCCGCCGGAACCGGCGCCTTCTCCTGCAGGGGGATGCTGCCGGGGACGTACACACTGACCGTCCACAAGGGCGAGCTGGCCGTGCACACCCGGGAGGTGAAGGTGACGGCGGGCGGCTCGACCGCGCTGAACAGCATCACCATCACCGGTGATCCGTCGACCGCGAAGACGCTCTGGCGGCTCGGCGACTGGGACGGCACGCCCGGCGGGTTCAAGAACGCCGACCTGATGACGCACGCGCATCCGTCCGACGGCCGCGCGGCGAAGTGGACGGGCAACGTCACGCTGGGCGCCGGTGACCCGGCGGCGTCCTTTCCCGCGTACATCTGGCAGGACGTCAACGACGGCATCCGGGTCTTCTTCAGACTCACCGCCGCCCAGGCCGCCGCCGCGCACACCCTGCGGATCGGTGTCACGGACGCGTTCGCGGGCGGGCGGCCGCGGGTATCCATCAATGACTGGGTCTCGCCGATTCCGGCGGCCCCGAAGCAGCCCTCCACCCGGTCGCTCACCACGGGTTCGTACCGGGGAAACAACCACACGTTCACCTACAGCGTCCCTGCCAGTGCATGGAAGTCGAACACCAGTCAGTACAACGTACTGAAACTCAATATCGTCAGTGGTTCGAGCGGCACGGCGTTCCTCAGTCCGGGCACCTCGTTCGACTGCGTGGACCTGCTGGCCTGA
- a CDS encoding right-handed parallel beta-helix repeat-containing protein has translation MRQTIGRHRRTRTLSIAAAVSVAAGAGGVHLGLSQDGARAAATTVTVSSTASLESAVANAVAGTTIQVRGGIYRPTKTLKSTANGTASARITLTAYGSEKVRIDGSGLAAGSWLAGIYGDYWTVLGLTFQNSPAQGFVATSSVGGIFKNLVTANNGDSGFTLRGDGTTNNLVRNLDSHGNYDAADHGQNADGIAVKFGSGTGNRITGARLYNNADDGLDLWQFSSPVTIEHSWAFGNGRNRWNDSAFEGNGNGFKLGGGGVSVAHSVNGNAAWDNTLHGFTENSNTGAILLNRNTAYANKENGFHLATGKARSARNLAVGNGTGKAKLGSSTVSAANNWDSGVATPPFRSTDAATAYAPRQADGSLPATTFLTTGSTAIGSTMD, from the coding sequence GTGCGTCAGACCATCGGACGCCATCGAAGGACCCGCACCCTGTCGATCGCCGCCGCCGTGTCCGTCGCCGCGGGGGCGGGCGGCGTCCATCTCGGCCTCTCGCAGGACGGCGCCCGGGCCGCGGCCACCACGGTCACCGTCTCCAGCACCGCGTCGCTGGAGTCGGCCGTCGCGAACGCCGTCGCCGGTACGACGATCCAGGTGCGCGGTGGCATCTACCGGCCGACGAAGACCCTGAAGTCGACGGCGAACGGCACCGCCTCGGCCCGGATCACGCTCACCGCGTACGGCAGCGAGAAGGTCAGGATCGACGGGTCGGGGCTGGCGGCCGGCTCCTGGCTCGCCGGCATCTACGGCGACTACTGGACCGTCTTGGGCCTCACCTTCCAGAACTCCCCGGCCCAGGGCTTCGTCGCCACGTCGTCGGTCGGCGGGATCTTCAAGAACCTCGTCACCGCGAACAACGGCGACTCCGGGTTCACGCTGCGCGGCGACGGCACGACGAACAACCTCGTGCGCAACCTCGACAGCCACGGCAACTACGACGCCGCCGACCACGGCCAGAACGCCGACGGCATCGCCGTGAAGTTCGGCTCGGGCACGGGCAACAGGATCACCGGCGCGCGCCTCTACAACAACGCGGACGACGGGCTCGACCTCTGGCAGTTCTCCTCGCCCGTCACCATCGAGCACTCCTGGGCCTTCGGCAACGGCAGGAACCGCTGGAACGACTCCGCGTTCGAGGGCAACGGCAACGGGTTCAAGCTGGGTGGGGGAGGGGTGTCCGTCGCGCACTCCGTCAACGGCAACGCGGCCTGGGACAACACGTTGCACGGGTTCACGGAGAACTCCAACACCGGCGCGATCCTGCTCAACCGCAACACGGCCTACGCCAACAAGGAGAACGGGTTCCATCTCGCCACGGGCAAGGCCCGGTCGGCGCGGAACCTGGCGGTGGGCAACGGGACGGGGAAGGCGAAACTGGGCTCGTCCACGGTGTCGGCCGCGAACAACTGGGACAGCGGCGTGGCCACGCCGCCCTTCAGGTCCACGGACGCGGCAACCGCGTACGCGCCGCGGCAGGCGGACGGTTCGCTGCCGGCCACCACGTTCCTGACCACGGGCTCCACGGCCATCGGCTCGACCATGGACTGA